In Chryseobacterium lactis, a single genomic region encodes these proteins:
- a CDS encoding ACT domain-containing protein, with protein sequence MQTEHKEYTITAYTEDYLGLISRINAIFSRRRISMVTFNVGPSETEKIKKFIIVIKETEESVQKITRQMEKQVDVLEVHYHKNPHFTAMEYAS encoded by the coding sequence ATGCAAACAGAACATAAAGAATATACAATTACAGCTTACACAGAAGATTATTTGGGATTGATCAGCCGGATCAATGCTATTTTTTCCAGAAGAAGAATCTCAATGGTCACTTTTAATGTGGGGCCTTCCGAAACAGAAAAAATTAAAAAATTCATCATCGTCATTAAGGAAACGGAAGAATCTGTTCAGAAAATTACAAGACAAATGGAAAAACAGGTGGATGTACTGGAAGTTCATTATCATAAAAATCCACATTTTACGGCAATGGAATATGCCAGTTAA
- the alaS gene encoding alanine--tRNA ligase: protein MTSQEIRQKFLDYFKSKDHLIVPSAPIVLKDDPTLMFSNSGMTQFKDFFLGYKTPTAPRIADTQKCLRVSGKHNDLDDVGRDTYHHTMFEMLGNWSFGNYFKKEAIAFAWELLTEVYGIPKENLYVTIFEGDTSENLDRDQDAFDFWKSHISEDRIINGNKKDNFWEMGASGPCGPCSEIHIDLRTPEEKAKVSGLELVNNDHPQVVEVWNLVFMEFNRKADGSLEKLPAQHVDTGMGFERLCMALQGKSSNYDTDVFTPLIAKVEELSGKKYTGILKDEKDIAIRVVVDHIRAVSFAIADGQLPSNGGAGYVIRRILRRGISYSYRFLDMKEPFLYKLVAVLQEQMGTFFPELGKQGKLVTEVIKSEEESFLKTIENGLIRVEKLIEQTIADNQKVLPSEEVFELYDTYGFPDDLTRIIAEEKGLTIDEEGFKAEMAKQKQRSKSDSAQKVYDWVVLEEKPETFVGYDQIESETYITRYRKVENKDGEFYQVVLSNSPFYPEGGGQVGDKGVLENAADSFEVLETKKENGLIVSLINGLPKDAGALFYARVNATERKNSQGNHSVTHLLHEVLREVLGTHVEQKGSYVGPDYLRFDFSHFNKITEEDLALIEDKVNKKIKAGIALQEFRSIPIQEALEKGAMALFGEKYGDSVRMIQFGSSKELCGGTHVKNTSEIGHFKIVSEGSAAAGIRRIEAISGDKSEEYFNNIEKQMAELSQLLKSKDIVRSIEKLIEENASLKAEVDGLKKEKAKGEISDWKNAYEQKGNKQLLVKKTSLDAGSVKDIVFQLKKEIPGSVTIILSDSDGKPMITVGVSDDLAADYQAGAIVKDLAKEIQGGGGGNPGFATAGGKNLAGLENAYQKALSI from the coding sequence ATGACATCACAAGAGATACGTCAAAAATTTTTAGATTATTTTAAAAGTAAGGATCACCTCATTGTTCCTTCGGCTCCTATCGTGCTGAAAGACGATCCTACCCTTATGTTTTCCAACTCAGGAATGACTCAGTTCAAAGACTTTTTCTTAGGCTACAAAACGCCTACGGCCCCTAGAATTGCCGATACACAAAAATGTCTGAGAGTTTCAGGAAAGCATAACGACCTGGATGATGTGGGTAGAGATACTTATCATCACACTATGTTTGAAATGCTGGGAAACTGGTCTTTCGGGAATTACTTCAAAAAAGAGGCTATTGCTTTTGCCTGGGAATTACTGACTGAAGTATACGGAATTCCAAAAGAAAATTTATATGTTACTATTTTTGAAGGTGATACTTCTGAAAACCTTGACAGGGATCAGGATGCATTTGATTTCTGGAAATCTCATATTTCAGAAGACAGAATCATTAACGGAAATAAAAAAGATAACTTCTGGGAAATGGGTGCAAGCGGACCTTGTGGACCTTGTTCGGAAATCCATATCGATTTAAGAACTCCAGAAGAAAAAGCTAAAGTTTCTGGTTTAGAATTGGTGAACAACGATCATCCTCAAGTGGTGGAAGTTTGGAATCTCGTTTTCATGGAATTTAACAGAAAAGCAGATGGTTCTCTGGAAAAATTACCTGCTCAGCATGTAGATACAGGAATGGGCTTCGAACGTCTTTGTATGGCGCTTCAAGGGAAATCTTCCAACTATGACACTGATGTTTTCACTCCATTAATTGCTAAAGTTGAAGAACTTTCAGGTAAGAAATATACCGGTATTTTAAAAGACGAAAAAGATATTGCAATCCGTGTGGTAGTTGATCACATCAGAGCGGTTTCTTTTGCCATTGCAGACGGACAATTGCCTTCAAACGGAGGAGCTGGTTACGTTATCAGAAGAATTTTGAGAAGAGGGATTTCTTATTCTTATCGATTCTTAGATATGAAAGAACCTTTCCTTTACAAATTGGTTGCTGTTCTTCAGGAACAAATGGGTACCTTCTTCCCTGAACTTGGAAAACAAGGAAAATTGGTAACAGAAGTAATCAAAAGTGAGGAAGAATCGTTCCTGAAAACAATTGAAAACGGACTGATCAGAGTTGAAAAGCTAATTGAGCAAACGATCGCAGACAATCAGAAAGTATTGCCTAGCGAAGAGGTGTTTGAATTGTACGATACCTATGGATTCCCGGATGATTTAACAAGAATTATTGCAGAAGAAAAAGGGTTAACGATTGATGAGGAAGGATTTAAGGCGGAAATGGCCAAGCAAAAACAGCGTTCCAAATCTGATTCTGCTCAAAAAGTATACGATTGGGTTGTTTTGGAAGAAAAACCTGAAACATTTGTTGGATATGATCAGATTGAATCTGAAACCTATATTACAAGATACAGAAAAGTAGAAAATAAAGACGGAGAATTCTATCAGGTTGTGCTTAGCAACTCTCCTTTCTATCCTGAAGGAGGAGGACAGGTTGGTGATAAAGGAGTATTGGAAAATGCTGCTGACAGCTTTGAAGTATTGGAAACCAAAAAAGAAAACGGATTAATTGTTTCATTAATCAACGGTCTTCCGAAAGATGCAGGAGCTCTTTTCTATGCCAGAGTAAATGCTACTGAAAGAAAAAATTCACAAGGAAACCACTCTGTAACTCACCTTTTACACGAGGTATTAAGAGAAGTTTTAGGAACTCACGTAGAACAGAAAGGTTCTTATGTAGGACCTGATTACTTACGTTTCGACTTCTCTCACTTCAATAAAATCACAGAAGAAGATCTTGCTTTAATTGAAGATAAAGTAAATAAAAAAATCAAGGCTGGCATTGCTTTACAGGAATTCAGAAGCATCCCGATTCAGGAAGCTTTAGAGAAGGGAGCAATGGCTTTATTTGGTGAGAAATATGGTGACAGCGTGAGAATGATCCAGTTTGGAAGTTCAAAAGAACTTTGTGGAGGAACTCACGTGAAAAACACCAGCGAAATCGGTCATTTCAAAATCGTTTCTGAAGGTTCCGCAGCAGCAGGAATCAGAAGAATTGAGGCCATTTCCGGAGATAAATCTGAAGAATACTTCAACAATATTGAAAAGCAAATGGCTGAACTTTCTCAGTTATTAAAATCTAAAGACATTGTAAGATCTATCGAGAAATTAATCGAGGAAAATGCTTCGTTAAAAGCTGAAGTAGATGGACTGAAGAAAGAAAAAGCAAAAGGAGAAATCAGCGATTGGAAAAATGCTTACGAGCAAAAAGGAAACAAACAGCTTCTGGTAAAGAAAACTTCTTTGGACGCCGGTTCTGTGAAAGACATTGTATTCCAGTTGAAAAAAGAAATTCCGGGTTCAGTAACGATTATTCTTTCAGATTCTGACGGAAAACCTATGATCACTGTTGGAGTTTCTGATGATCTGGCTGCAGATTATCAGGCTGGAGCTATCGTCAAAGACCTTGCGAAAGAGATCCAAGGTGGTGGTGGTGGAAACCCTGGTTTTGCTACTGCTGGTGGTAAAAACCTTGCAGGATTGGAAAATGCATATCAGAAAGCATTAAGTATCTAA
- a CDS encoding RNA polymerase sigma factor: MVMKNETLKKWIDEYSGPLLKKALYMLSNKEDAQDVVQEVFLAAFSSYDSFEGKSQPLTWLMAILNRKIADFYRKKYKSEPNIRLDHFFDETGSWKNNDVLNDWDVSGKEPELLDNDDFNKTLEDCIEELPARWKILLKMYYLEEKKAPEVSQELDVSTTNLWKILQRCRMQLRECLEFNWFSGR; encoded by the coding sequence ATGGTGATGAAAAATGAGACTCTTAAAAAGTGGATAGATGAATATTCCGGCCCGTTATTAAAAAAAGCGTTGTATATGCTTTCCAATAAAGAAGATGCGCAGGATGTTGTTCAGGAAGTTTTTCTTGCCGCATTTTCCAGTTATGATTCTTTTGAAGGGAAAAGCCAGCCGCTGACCTGGCTGATGGCGATTTTGAATAGAAAAATTGCAGATTTTTATAGGAAAAAATATAAATCAGAGCCTAATATCAGACTTGATCACTTTTTTGATGAAACAGGATCCTGGAAAAATAATGATGTTTTAAATGACTGGGACGTTTCCGGAAAGGAACCTGAACTTTTAGATAATGATGATTTTAATAAAACCTTAGAAGATTGCATCGAAGAACTCCCGGCCAGATGGAAAATCTTACTTAAAATGTATTACCTCGAAGAAAAAAAAGCACCGGAAGTAAGTCAGGAATTGGATGTTTCAACGACTAACCTTTGGAAGATCTTACAGAGATGCCGGATGCAGCTTAGAGAATGTCTCGAGTTTAATTGGTTTTCAGGAAGATAA
- a CDS encoding cytochrome-c peroxidase codes for MKKLSKYPILLFLYAAAALLILSYCKNEKPQPVYEDLGSVKKEIIKNNSEFEKQINELIGLVQKNADQKSLQKKFEDLRKTYKKMEWAVEYFLPNSARFINGPALPEIEMDEHTEIEAEGLQVLEEMFYPYDQANKEEVIRFLKKLINKSNTIDTNFQVITVSKNQVFDAVRQEAFRISSLGISGFDTPISGTFLQEIPYSLEGIKQTLQQISTDQSKDQSLKRINIEISSAIKVLKNNTDKNTFDYISFIPDHLNKITSLLLKFKKQEQIPDIEVTTALNKNAATFFSKNAFNPDAFTPGKEFAFSKEKAALGQQLFNDKILSNNNNRSCSTCHNPEKAFTDGLAKSMSLDNAELARNAPSLNYAGFQHGQFWDMRKDDLEGQSSDVISNKEEMHGDLNVILAKINQDKKYREAFKKIYPSQKTEVWQLQNVLASYIRSLAKFNSDFDEYMRGNKSAMTENQKRGFNLFVGKAQCAICHFVPLFNGTVPPTFKKTEQEVLGVAINGDNKVFDRDLGRGKFHETVPTLQHSFKTPTLRNISKTAPYMHNGGYKTLKDVMNFYNKGGGKGFGFTVENQTLSDAPLQLSDQEIDDIIDFMRALDDR; via the coding sequence ATGAAGAAACTATCAAAATATCCGATACTTTTGTTTTTATATGCTGCAGCAGCTCTTCTTATCCTTTCTTATTGTAAAAATGAAAAGCCACAACCGGTATACGAAGATTTAGGTTCTGTAAAAAAAGAAATCATCAAAAACAATTCTGAATTCGAAAAGCAGATCAATGAACTGATCGGCCTTGTTCAAAAAAATGCAGACCAAAAATCCCTTCAGAAAAAATTTGAAGACCTTAGAAAAACCTACAAAAAAATGGAATGGGCGGTAGAATACTTCCTTCCTAACTCGGCAAGATTCATCAATGGTCCCGCACTTCCGGAGATTGAAATGGATGAGCATACAGAAATAGAAGCTGAAGGGCTACAGGTTTTGGAAGAAATGTTTTACCCGTATGATCAGGCCAATAAAGAGGAAGTCATCAGGTTTCTCAAAAAACTTATCAATAAAAGTAATACCATCGACACCAACTTCCAGGTAATTACCGTTAGCAAAAATCAGGTTTTTGATGCAGTGAGACAGGAAGCTTTCAGAATTTCAAGTTTAGGAATTTCAGGGTTTGACACTCCGATTTCCGGTACATTTTTACAAGAAATCCCCTATTCTCTTGAAGGCATAAAGCAAACGTTGCAACAGATTTCTACTGATCAGTCGAAAGATCAATCATTAAAAAGAATCAACATCGAAATCAGCTCTGCTATTAAGGTGCTGAAAAATAATACCGATAAAAATACTTTTGATTATATCAGTTTTATTCCTGACCACCTCAATAAAATCACTTCTCTTCTCCTGAAATTTAAAAAGCAGGAACAAATCCCGGACATTGAAGTAACCACTGCCTTGAATAAAAATGCTGCTACTTTTTTTTCAAAAAACGCTTTTAATCCTGATGCTTTTACTCCGGGAAAAGAATTTGCGTTTTCTAAGGAAAAAGCAGCCCTGGGACAACAGCTTTTTAATGATAAAATCCTCTCCAACAATAATAACAGAAGCTGTTCAACCTGTCACAACCCTGAAAAAGCATTCACTGACGGACTCGCCAAATCTATGTCTCTCGACAATGCAGAGCTTGCAAGAAATGCACCTTCATTGAATTATGCAGGATTCCAACACGGTCAGTTTTGGGATATGCGTAAGGATGATCTGGAAGGACAAAGTTCAGATGTAATTTCCAATAAAGAAGAAATGCATGGCGATCTCAATGTTATTCTGGCTAAAATTAATCAGGATAAAAAATATCGTGAGGCATTCAAAAAAATATATCCCTCGCAAAAAACGGAAGTCTGGCAGCTCCAGAATGTATTGGCAAGTTATATCCGCTCATTGGCAAAATTCAATTCTGATTTTGACGAGTATATGAGAGGAAATAAATCTGCCATGACAGAAAATCAAAAACGTGGTTTTAATCTTTTTGTGGGGAAAGCTCAATGTGCCATTTGCCATTTTGTACCTTTATTTAACGGAACGGTTCCTCCTACCTTTAAAAAGACAGAACAGGAAGTCCTGGGAGTTGCCATAAATGGAGATAATAAAGTATTTGACAGGGATTTGGGAAGAGGAAAATTCCATGAAACGGTTCCTACATTACAACATTCTTTTAAAACACCTACGCTTAGAAATATCAGCAAAACTGCTCCTTACATGCATAACGGAGGATATAAAACATTGAAAGACGTTATGAATTTCTATAATAAAGGAGGGGGAAAAGGCTTTGGATTTACAGTAGAAAATCAGACACTTTCCGATGCTCCTTTGCAACTTAGCGATCAGGAAATTGATGATATCATTGATTTTATGAGGGCTTTGGATGACAGATAA
- the ilvC gene encoding ketol-acid reductoisomerase — MAKLNFGGVEENVVTREEFPLQKAQETLKDEVVAVIGYGVQGPGQALNQKDNGINVIVGQRKNSKSWDKAVADGFVPGETLFEIEEALQKGTIICYLLSDAAQIEYWPKVKQHLTAGKALYFSHGFGITFNERTGIVPPADVDVFLVAPKGSGTSLRRMFLQDRGLNSSFAVYQDATGKARERVTALGIAIGSGYLFETDFKKEVFSDLAGERGTLMGAVQGIFAAQYDVLRKNGHSPSEAFNETVEELTQSLMPLVAENGMDWMYANCSTTAQRGALDWWKRFRDATSPLFEELYDNVAKGNEAQRSIDSNSKPDYREKLEVELTELRESEMWRAGKTVRSLRPENN; from the coding sequence ATGGCAAAATTGAATTTTGGCGGAGTTGAAGAAAACGTAGTAACAAGAGAAGAATTTCCTTTACAAAAAGCTCAGGAAACATTAAAAGATGAAGTAGTAGCAGTAATCGGGTATGGTGTACAGGGACCGGGACAGGCACTTAACCAGAAAGATAATGGTATTAATGTGATTGTTGGTCAAAGAAAAAACTCAAAATCATGGGATAAAGCGGTAGCAGACGGGTTTGTTCCGGGCGAGACTTTATTTGAAATTGAAGAAGCTTTGCAAAAAGGAACCATTATCTGCTATCTTTTAAGTGATGCTGCACAAATTGAATACTGGCCTAAAGTAAAGCAACATCTTACTGCCGGAAAAGCATTGTATTTCTCCCATGGTTTCGGAATTACTTTCAATGAACGCACCGGAATTGTTCCTCCCGCTGATGTTGACGTTTTTCTGGTTGCTCCAAAAGGATCAGGAACTTCATTGAGAAGAATGTTTCTGCAGGATAGAGGATTGAACTCCAGTTTTGCCGTATATCAGGATGCAACAGGAAAGGCCAGAGAAAGAGTGACGGCGTTAGGAATAGCGATCGGAAGCGGTTATTTATTTGAAACTGATTTTAAAAAAGAAGTATTCAGCGATTTGGCAGGTGAAAGAGGAACTCTGATGGGTGCAGTACAAGGGATTTTTGCAGCACAATATGATGTGTTGAGGAAAAACGGACACAGCCCGTCCGAAGCTTTTAATGAAACGGTAGAAGAACTTACCCAATCATTAATGCCATTAGTTGCAGAAAACGGAATGGACTGGATGTATGCGAATTGCAGCACAACAGCACAAAGAGGAGCATTGGATTGGTGGAAACGTTTCAGAGATGCTACTTCGCCTTTATTTGAAGAGTTGTACGACAATGTTGCCAAAGGAAATGAAGCTCAAAGATCCATCGACAGCAACAGCAAACCAGATTACAGAGAAAAACTGGAAGTAGAATTGACTGAGTTGAGAGAAAGTGAAATGTGGAGAGCAGGAAAGACAGTACGAAGTCTGCGTCCAGAAAACAATTAA
- the ilvA gene encoding threonine ammonia-lyase IlvA, producing the protein MMKEEVVCSSALENIYKAEERLKKVVVKTPLAVNNNLSAIYEAKINFKREDLQRVRSYKIRGAYNKMATMSPENLAKGVVCASAGNHAQGVAFACSAMKLKGTIFMPLPTPGQKLEQVKMFGGDEIDIVLHGDTFDEAKDAAMRFCKDRDGVFIHPFDDPAIIEGQATTALEILQQAEEPIDYLFVPIGGGGLAAGICTVFQELSPQTRIIGVEPTAAASMKRALEKGSPVLLEKISRFVDGAAVQQVGNLTFELCKNVLYDMATVDEGSVCETILSLYNKDAIVVEPAGALSVAALEKFKDEIKGKNVVCVISGSNNDITRMEEIKEKALLYAGLKHYFLVRFPQRPGALKAFVMDVLGSDDDITYFEYTQKNSKEKGIAVVGIALKQRQDFTPLLQKMKQYDFFVNYLNNDPSLMNLLI; encoded by the coding sequence ATGATGAAAGAAGAAGTAGTCTGTTCCTCCGCTTTAGAGAATATCTACAAAGCGGAGGAAAGACTTAAAAAGGTTGTTGTAAAAACCCCTTTAGCCGTCAATAATAATCTGTCGGCAATTTATGAAGCAAAAATAAACTTTAAAAGAGAAGATCTTCAAAGGGTAAGATCCTATAAAATCAGGGGAGCTTATAATAAAATGGCTACTATGTCTCCGGAAAATCTTGCTAAAGGAGTGGTTTGTGCCAGTGCAGGAAATCATGCTCAGGGAGTAGCTTTTGCTTGTAGTGCTATGAAATTGAAAGGGACTATTTTCATGCCTTTGCCCACGCCGGGACAAAAATTGGAGCAGGTGAAAATGTTTGGTGGTGATGAGATCGATATTGTTTTGCATGGCGATACTTTTGATGAGGCTAAAGATGCTGCGATGAGGTTTTGTAAAGACCGGGACGGAGTATTTATTCATCCTTTTGATGATCCGGCTATTATCGAAGGTCAGGCTACAACTGCGTTGGAGATTTTACAACAGGCAGAAGAACCCATCGATTATCTATTTGTACCCATTGGAGGTGGTGGTCTGGCTGCAGGGATTTGTACTGTTTTTCAGGAATTGTCTCCACAAACCAGAATTATTGGCGTGGAACCCACCGCAGCTGCCAGCATGAAAAGAGCACTGGAAAAAGGAAGTCCTGTGCTTTTGGAAAAGATAAGTCGTTTTGTGGATGGAGCTGCCGTTCAACAAGTAGGAAATCTTACGTTTGAGCTTTGCAAAAATGTGCTTTACGATATGGCTACGGTGGACGAAGGATCAGTATGTGAAACCATATTATCGTTGTATAATAAAGATGCTATCGTCGTAGAACCTGCGGGAGCCCTTTCTGTTGCCGCTCTTGAGAAATTCAAAGATGAGATCAAAGGGAAAAATGTGGTATGCGTAATCAGTGGAAGCAATAATGATATTACCCGTATGGAAGAAATCAAAGAAAAAGCTCTTTTGTATGCCGGGTTAAAACATTATTTTCTGGTAAGATTTCCGCAACGTCCGGGGGCTTTGAAAGCTTTTGTGATGGATGTGCTGGGATCTGATGATGACATTACTTATTTTGAATACACTCAAAAAAATTCAAAAGAAAAAGGAATTGCTGTTGTGGGAATTGCCTTGAAACAAAGGCAGGATTTTACTCCATTGCTCCAAAAAATGAAACAATATGATTTCTTTGTAAACTATCTGAACAATGACCCTTCCTTAATGAATCTACTTATTTAG
- the ilvB gene encoding biosynthetic-type acetolactate synthase large subunit: MKNPNLSIEKELSGSRIILEAFLQEGVKTIFGYPGGAIIPIYDALYDYQEKLKHILVRHEQAAVHAAQGLARVSGEVGVVMATSGPGATNLVTGLADALLDNTPVVCITGQVFDHLLGTDAFQEIDVMNITSPVTKWNYQVTDANELPEVLAKAFYIARSGRPGPVLIDVTKNAQLQHVLYTGYTPCHSLRSYRPDPVPCMDSIEKAAALINTAEKPFIIAGQGILLGKAEKEFLEFAEKSGIPVAWTVLGMSAIPTDHPQAVGMVGMHGNYGPNVLSNQCDVLIAVGMRFDDRVTGRLDQYVKQAKVIHLDIDKAEINKNVIVDVPILGNCKHTLPLLTELIQKRQHPDWHKKFKDCYEIESINLINRELYPEEGEITMGEVIRCLNEMTEGEAVIVTDVGQHQMATCRYSKFNNSRTNITSGGLGTMGFCLPAAMGAAYGDTGRQIIAVMGDGGAQMNIQELGTIMQYRPEIKILILNNSYLGMVRQWQELFHEERYSSVDIKSPDFVQVAKGYDIPGRKVSQRVDLENGLLEMLDHRGTFLLEVMTGKEHNVFPMIPQGKSVSEIVLNNNF; the protein is encoded by the coding sequence ATGAAGAACCCGAATTTATCAATAGAAAAAGAGCTTAGCGGCAGCCGGATTATCCTTGAAGCTTTTCTTCAGGAAGGAGTGAAAACCATTTTCGGATATCCCGGTGGTGCCATTATTCCCATTTACGATGCTCTTTATGATTATCAGGAAAAGCTGAAACATATTCTGGTGCGGCATGAGCAGGCAGCTGTACATGCAGCACAGGGATTGGCCAGGGTCTCAGGAGAAGTAGGTGTGGTAATGGCTACAAGTGGTCCCGGAGCAACCAATCTGGTGACAGGATTAGCTGATGCATTATTGGATAATACCCCTGTTGTATGCATTACAGGACAGGTTTTTGACCATCTTTTGGGAACAGATGCTTTTCAGGAAATCGATGTCATGAATATCACAAGCCCGGTAACCAAATGGAATTATCAGGTTACCGATGCCAATGAGCTTCCTGAAGTTTTGGCTAAAGCATTCTATATCGCAAGATCAGGACGTCCCGGTCCGGTATTGATTGATGTCACGAAAAATGCCCAGTTGCAGCATGTTCTTTATACAGGATATACGCCGTGTCACTCATTGAGAAGCTACAGACCTGATCCTGTTCCTTGCATGGATAGTATTGAAAAAGCGGCTGCTTTGATTAATACAGCAGAGAAGCCTTTCATTATTGCAGGTCAGGGAATTCTTTTAGGGAAAGCTGAAAAAGAATTTTTAGAGTTTGCCGAAAAGTCAGGAATTCCTGTAGCATGGACGGTTTTAGGAATGAGCGCTATTCCTACAGATCATCCGCAGGCAGTAGGAATGGTAGGAATGCACGGAAATTACGGACCCAATGTTCTTTCCAATCAATGTGATGTTTTGATTGCTGTAGGAATGCGTTTTGACGATCGTGTTACAGGAAGATTAGACCAGTATGTGAAGCAAGCTAAAGTGATTCATCTCGATATTGATAAAGCGGAGATCAATAAAAATGTGATTGTTGATGTACCGATTCTTGGGAACTGTAAGCATACTTTACCGCTTCTTACTGAGCTTATTCAGAAAAGGCAACATCCTGACTGGCATAAAAAATTCAAAGATTGTTATGAAATTGAAAGCATTAATCTTATTAATCGTGAATTGTACCCTGAAGAAGGAGAGATCACGATGGGAGAAGTTATCCGATGTCTCAACGAGATGACTGAAGGAGAAGCAGTGATTGTAACTGACGTAGGACAGCATCAAATGGCAACTTGTCGTTATTCAAAATTTAATAATTCAAGAACAAATATTACAAGTGGCGGATTGGGAACGATGGGATTTTGTCTTCCCGCTGCAATGGGAGCAGCTTATGGAGATACCGGCAGGCAGATTATTGCGGTCATGGGAGATGGAGGCGCCCAGATGAATATTCAGGAATTGGGAACCATTATGCAGTATCGTCCAGAGATCAAAATTTTGATCCTTAATAACAGTTATCTCGGTATGGTAAGGCAGTGGCAGGAATTGTTTCACGAAGAAAGATATTCGTCAGTAGATATTAAGAGTCCGGATTTTGTACAGGTCGCCAAAGGCTATGATATTCCTGGAAGAAAGGTTTCTCAGAGAGTAGATTTGGAGAATGGACTTCTCGAAATGCTTGACCACCGGGGAACTTTTCTTCTCGAAGTCATGACCGGTAAAGAACATAATGTATTTCCCATGATTCCTCAGGGAAAAAGTGTTTCAGAAATAGTACTGAATAATAATTTTTAA
- a CDS encoding M20/M25/M40 family metallo-hydrolase: MNKNYIFSLLSLFLFSLGHAQSYKKPLISAIKETDLRKDMYEMAADQFWGREAGTLDELKVSMWLADKAKEAGMQPAGDHGTFFQFFEMYRHQITSQSSLKIGDKNLNLWKDFLVAEPVNTSVDGEIVYTGNTEPEDLSKFNIKGKVLAVNASDKNIDKEMTLFVRRYPGFVRTKYYNKAYELGAKAIIFITDDISEKSWVEVLPQMTRGSYGVEGLREKITNNIPILWIKRENASWVKNNPKLSLNLITETYKYPSVNVIGKIEGTDPVLKSEYVLLSGHQDHDGIRHPVKNDTIYNGADDNASTCVAMLAMARAYKKQPGKRSILFVFHGAEERGLLGSRWHAAHPVVPKEKIVAVLNGDMIGRNDNNEAALLGGNAPHKNSEELVKMAEDANNESTKFKYLKDWDSPNHAEYFYFRSDHLPYAKIGIPAVFFTSVLHDQYHTPQDESENINYKKLYKMTEWMYRTSWKVANETERPKVIANFSLER, encoded by the coding sequence ATGAATAAAAATTATATTTTTTCACTGCTAAGCTTATTCCTGTTTAGCCTCGGACATGCTCAGAGCTACAAAAAGCCGTTGATTTCAGCCATCAAAGAAACTGATCTCAGAAAAGACATGTATGAGATGGCTGCAGACCAATTCTGGGGACGCGAAGCCGGAACTTTGGATGAGCTTAAAGTTTCTATGTGGCTTGCCGACAAAGCTAAAGAAGCAGGAATGCAACCTGCCGGCGATCACGGAACTTTTTTCCAGTTTTTTGAGATGTACAGACATCAGATCACTTCCCAAAGCAGTTTAAAAATCGGTGATAAAAACCTCAATCTATGGAAAGACTTTCTGGTTGCGGAACCAGTCAATACTTCTGTAGATGGCGAAATTGTGTATACCGGAAATACTGAACCTGAAGATCTTTCTAAATTCAATATCAAAGGAAAAGTTCTTGCTGTAAATGCTTCTGATAAAAATATAGACAAAGAAATGACTCTTTTTGTAAGAAGATATCCTGGTTTTGTGCGAACTAAGTACTATAATAAAGCCTATGAACTGGGAGCAAAGGCTATTATTTTTATCACAGATGATATTTCTGAAAAAAGCTGGGTAGAAGTTCTGCCTCAAATGACCAGAGGAAGTTACGGAGTAGAAGGTTTAAGAGAGAAAATCACCAACAATATTCCTATTTTATGGATTAAAAGAGAAAATGCAAGCTGGGTAAAAAATAATCCTAAACTCTCATTAAATCTGATCACTGAAACGTATAAATACCCTTCTGTAAACGTTATCGGAAAAATAGAAGGAACAGATCCTGTCCTTAAAAGTGAATATGTTTTATTGAGCGGACATCAGGATCATGACGGCATCCGACATCCTGTAAAAAATGACACTATATACAACGGTGCCGACGATAATGCAAGTACCTGTGTAGCCATGCTCGCGATGGCCAGAGCGTATAAAAAGCAACCTGGAAAAAGAAGTATTTTATTTGTTTTCCATGGTGCTGAAGAGAGAGGATTACTGGGATCCAGGTGGCACGCTGCTCATCCCGTAGTTCCGAAAGAGAAAATTGTAGCCGTTCTGAACGGAGATATGATCGGAAGAAATGATAATAATGAAGCGGCTTTACTGGGAGGAAATGCTCCCCATAAAAATTCTGAAGAGCTTGTAAAAATGGCTGAAGACGCCAATAATGAAAGTACAAAATTCAAGTATTTAAAAGATTGGGACTCCCCGAATCATGCTGAGTATTTTTATTTTAGAAGTGATCATCTTCCTTATGCTAAAATTGGAATTCCGGCTGTGTTTTTTACTAGCGTATTACACGATCAGTACCATACACCACAAGATGAATCCGAAAATATCAACTACAAAAAGTTATATAAAATGACTGAATGGATGTACAGAACATCCTGGAAAGTTGCCAATGAAACAGAACGTCCGAAAGTTATTGCTAACTTTTCGCTTGAAAGATAA